The nucleotide sequence CGTGTCCTCTCCATGAACCCCTCGGGGAGGAGCGCGTCCAGGTCTGGCTCCGAACGCGGCTGGAAGACGTCGGCCGGGTCCGCAGGTGGGCTCCGTACGACCCACAGGAAGCGATGGCCGGAGCTCTCCAGCCCATGAGCTATCTCCTTCAGCTGCGCCGCGGACACGGCGCCGATGCTGCCGAAGCAGAGGAACACGACGCTCTGCTCCGGCTGCGCGTCCAGCCACGCGAGGCACTCGTGCCGCGTCTCGCCGGACCCGCTCTTCTTGCCGTCGTTGGCCAATGGCCCGACGCAGAACACCCTCGGCGTCGGCCGGCCGGGCACGCAGACGCCGTCGGCGAGCGCCTTCAGGGCCGTGGGCTCCAGCCAGTCGAAGCTGTTGACCAGCACGCCCCTCCCCTCCGCGATGCGCTTGAACTGGTACATCCGGGTTTTGGTCATGTCCAGCTCCTTGTCCTGCACCGACAGCGGCATGTCCACCGCGCGCACCGAGCGCATGCCGGGGCTGTGCACGAGCGTGTCGCCCATGTCCTTGAACGACGGCAGGCCGGGGTAGAGGTACGGCATATTGAGGAAGATGGCGAAGTCGCTGGCGGCGGAGGCGAAGAAGAAGTAGGCGGGGAGGGCGAGCTCGGCGGCGACGTCGAGCGCGTCGACACAGAACATGTCGAGCAGGATGGCGTCGGCGGGGGCCGGCAGCGCGCGCAGGAAGCCCCGGAGCACGGGGTTGGCGAGGCGGAGCGTGTCGTGGGCGCGCTTGATGGGGTGCGCGGCGGGGTCCGGGCTGGCCGGGGCCGGGAGGAGCCGGAAGGCGATGGACGGGTTGGCCTCGGCGAGGCGCGCCACCGCGGCGGCCGAGGTGGGGTCGCCGTCCGGCGGGTCGACGACGGCGACGATGGCGCTGTGGCCGCGGCGGAGCAGGTGCTTGGCAAGCTCCACCATGGGGTTCAGGTGGCCCACGCCCAGCGACGGGTAGAGCACGAACGTCTTCTTCTtctcggccgccgccaccgccgccggcggaGCCATGGCCGAGATCAGGGGGAAGGAGTCGGGGAGAGTGTGTGCGGAGGAGTGAAGGACACCACGCATAGTATTAGCAGAGGGGAATAAAAGTCGGTTTTTGGCAACTGGCGAGTGGAACAAAAGTAGGCCACGAGAGGTCATCACGTCCGTCTACCTCAGCCATCACCGGTGACGATAGCCTGGCACAGCAACCAAGTGGGAAATACGTGACGGATCGTGGTTTGCGCGCTGCCGCCCCTGGACTGGAGCATCTCCAACGTGCGTTTTTTCTCTTCTTGAGTATCTCCAATGTGCGTTTTTTTATCTTGAGTACCATCTCCAACGTGCGTTAGCTTGTCGATTAAAGTCTTTTACTTTATTTGAACCAATAACAAATTACTCCAGCCAATTTTGCGGACGTGATGACCCGCAAAAATTCCGGCGAGTATGCGGGTTCGGACCAATTTTGCGGCCAGAACAGACCCCGCATACTTGCCCGGCCCGCAAAAACttttgccgcagcccgcaaacCGCCCCCCCTCCCCTGAGCGCTATAAGTGTGGTTCCGCGACCCTTTTACGGGTCCAAACCCTATCCCCCGCTGCCGCGAGCCACCCGATTCCCCTTTCTCCTCTCCCAATTTCTCGCTGCCGGCGACCCTCcgccccgcctccagccgccatgtgggggcgaatgtggagctccggacgcggctccGGCAGCAGTTCCGGCCGGGAGAGGGACCCGGAGCGCGAGCGGCGCGTCCGGTCCGACGGCGGGAGGAAGCGCGGCGCGCAGAAGTGGACCAACCGCGGGCTTTCTCCGCCGGCTAGCTTCGACCGCCGCGAAACGGTGGAGTACGACCACCGGCGCGCGTCGTTCTCCTCAGCGCGTTCTTCGTACGCCggatcctcctcctccgccgccacgggcttcctccccgtgaagagggagtggtcggacgaggaggaggagctcgaAGCCCTCGAGTGGCGGCAGGCGGTCGCCGACAATGTCGCCGCCAACGAGAAGGCGAAAGAGTGGCGCCGCATCCGCAAGGAGCAGTCGGAGAAGTACGTCGATCTCTGCAGCTCCGACGATGAGGATTGAGCGCCCGGCTTCTCTCCGGCGTCGTCCAGTTgccgcgacctcgccgccgtcaGATCCGACCCCCTAGTACTAGTTTAACGTAGTATGTAGTATAACTATGCTTGTAGTTTGTGATGAACTATGTAGTATGACATAAAcaatgtagtatgtgatgaactctATTCATGCAATTTCTCCCGCGAAACaattttttcaaattatgcaggtttAGATACGGGTTCTGCTCGGCCGCGTAGGTTTTTGACCCGTAAAAcccgcaaacgcgttttgcgggtcgtATTTTTGCGGggcctgctagagttgctcttactccctttgtaaagaaatatggtgatctaaacgctcttattattattttacggagggagtatttattttttgCGGGGAAATAACACATCGTATTAGTGCTCTATAATACCACATCTTCAGTGGTCTAATAGTATTCTCTCCCATTTAAAAAAGAAAGTAAGATTATGTCGTCTGCTCTTTCTTCATCCAACCTTATGGTGGTTGTAGTTttttctttctctttgatttttttccatCACATTTTCCTAAAAGATTTGGCATTGCCACACAAAATCAATTTTAATTGTTTTCACAATTTTTGGGCATTTTTACTGTTCATCCAAGCTAAGATACTCCGCCTCCCTCTCGTCTGTCTGCAGTATTTCATGGGTTATCTAGTTATTGGCCGTGTGTCACGCCTTATGTTTTTTTCTCGCTTCTTTGCGGGGATTTTTTTTGTCAATTTTTGTTGTCTAAATCCAAAGCTAGCTAGTTAATTCGTcttttttatttttgcattttctcAGTTATTGTACAAGCGGCCATCCCAGTTCATTCATCCTTTTCATTTTTGTATTTTGTAGTTATGTTACTTCACAAAAGTATATTAAAATcacccttttatttatttattttgtcttGGCTGCCCCTTTATTTTGTGTTTCTTAGCGTGCAGGAAATCCTCCACCAAAGTTGCAACTGCAAGCAATATAACCCCGACTGCAATGGCATGGCCCTCAAAAGGACTTAACTAGCGGTGGAAGAGAGGGTTTTTNNNNNNNNNNNNNNNNNNNNNNNNNNNNNNNNNNNNNNNNNNNNNNNNNNNNNNNNNNNNNNNNNNNNNNNNNNNNNNNNNNNNNNNNNNNNNNNNNNNNNNNNNNNNNNNNNNNNNNNNNNNNNNNNNNNNNNNNNNNNNNNNNNNNNNNNNNNNNNNNNNNNNNNNNNNNNNNNNNNNNNNNNNNNNNNNNNNNNNNNNNNNNNNNNNNNNNNNNNNNNNNNNNNNNNNNNNNNNNNNNNNNNNNNcgtgatgcatacggccatcttattaaccaaacAAATAAGTTCCAACAAGGTCTCAAAGTCTCCAAAAGTGAAAAGATAAAAAAAGCTCACACAGAACCAAAAAGGCTAGAAACACCAACTCGTCAAAAGAAggatgctgttggaaatatgccctagaggcaataataaaatggttattattatattttcttgttcatgataattatctattgttcatgctataattgtattagctggaaaccgtaatacatgtgtgaatacatagaccacaacatgtccctagtgagcctctagttgactagctcgttgatcaatagatggttatggtttcctgaccatggacattggatgtcattggtaacgggatcacatcattaggagaatgatgtgatggacaagacccaatcctaagcatagcacaagatcgtgtagttcgtttgctaaagcttttctaatgtcaagtatcatttccttagaccatgagattgtgcaactcccggataccgtaggaatgctttgggtgtaccaaacgtcacaacgtaactgggtggctataaaggtgcactacgggtatctccgaaagtgtctgttgggttggcacgaatcaagactgggatttgtcactccgtgtgacggagaggtatctctgggcccactcggtaacgcatcatcataatgagctcaatgtgactaagtagttagtcacgggatcatgcattatagaacgagtaaagtgacttgccggtaacgagattgaatgaggtattgggatactgacgatcgaatttcgggcaagtaacataccgatagacaaagggaattgcatatgggattgcttgaatccctgacatcgtggttcatccagtgagatcatcatggaacatgtgggagccaacatgggtatccagatcccgctattggttattggccggagaacgtctcggtcatgtctgcatggttcccgaacccgtagggtctacacacttaaggttcggtgacgctagagttgttatgggaaatagtatgtggttaacgaaggtagttcggagtcccggatgtgatcccggacgtcatgaggagttccggaatggtccgtcggtgaagatcgatatattggacgaagggtattggagtccggaagtgttccgggggtaccaggctatggccagcatgaccgaaaggtgtttcgggagccccggcaagtgttagagggcctcatgggccaaaaggggaaggggcaaaccagcccactaaggggtggtgagccccccacaccctttcccacgttatttggggaggtggggcgcctccacctggcttgggaggcaatcctccaccttcTTGGctttggggggcaagtctccctagtattttccctagggagatccaatctgcttggccgccgccccctaggggaaaccctagggcgcctccccctctccccttacccctatatatagtggaggggtgggagggaaactacacctcttccctggcgcaaccctccctcctcctacacctcctcctccatagtgcttggcgaagccctgctagagaaccacgagctccatcgccaccacgccgtcgtgctgctggagttttccctcaacttctcctctccccttgctggatcaagaaggaggagacgtccccgggttgtacgtgtgttgaacacggaggcgccgtccgttcggcgcttagatcggaattgaccgtgatctgaatcgctgcatgtacgactccaccaaccgcgttcttgtaacgcttccgcatcgcgatcttcaagggtatgaagatacactcatcctctccctctcttgttgctagaatctccatagattgatcttggtgatgcgtagaaaattttgaattattgctacgttccccaacagtggcatcatgagctaggtctattgcgtagattctatgcacgagtagaacacaagtagttgtgggcgttggtttgttcaatatgcttaccgttactagtcttatcttgatttggcggcatcgtgggatgaagcggcccggaccgaccttacacgtacacttacgtgagacaggttccaccgactgacatgcacttgttgcataaggtggctagcgggtgacagtctctcccactttagtcggattggattcgatgaaaagggtccttatgaagggtaaatagcaattggcatatcaccgttgtggattttgcgtaggtaagaaatgttcttgctagaaacccgtagcagccacgtaaaacatgcaacaacaattagaggacgtctaacttgtttttacagggtatgctatgtgatgtgatatggccaaaagaatgtgatgaatgatatgtgatgtatgagattgatcatgttcttgtaataggaatcacgacttgcatgtcgatgagtatgataaccggcaggagccataggagttgtcttaatttattgtatgacctgcgtgtcaatcagaacgccatgtaattactttactttattgctaaccgttagccatagtagtagaagtaatagttggcgagacaacttcatgaagacacgatgatggagatgatgatgatggagatcatggtgtcatgccggtgacgaaggtgatcatgccgcgcctcgaagatggagatcaaaggcgcaagatgatattggccatatcatgtcactctatgTTTTGCATGTTCGAAGgaaaaggtgtttttgtttcccacgtggttTGGCTCACCTGAGTCCACGAATAATGGTGTGTGATCCGATTTACCGCGCGAGAGAGCCTGAATCGTTACaagagggaacttctgttcccaatcGACGCTCGCAAGGACTCGATCCAACTTGTCGAATGTCGGATTTGGCAAAGCATTGGCCCAGGTAAATTTTCGACCAgcaagctctatctctctcagatccaagctttcaatgatggtgttaaacataaacgaccatctgctgTCAAAATTATCGTTATTCTTTTCCTCTGTCCTCCTAatgatgttgaaatcacccccaaccAGAATTGGGAGCTGCTCGGAACCGCAAATTCGAACCAAGTCCGCCAAAAACTCCGGTTTAAACTCGGGttgtgcggcaccataaaccgccaccagaGCCCAGTTAAACACATCAGCTTTAGACCTAACCCGAAATTTAACCGCGAAGTCACCCATCACTACACTTCGGACTTCCAGTGAATCGCATCTTACTCCAAGCAGGatcccaccggatcttcctcgcgggggaaggcaatgccaatcaaaatcgacaCCCCCGATAGCGTATTAAGAAACTGAGGCGCAAAATTATCCCTACCAGTTTTTGAGAGAGCAATGAAATCTAATCGATGCTCCAGAGACGCCTCAGcgagaaaccttcttttagccaagtccttcagacctctgctattccaaaagactCCTTTCATatgtcatcatgaaattttttggccgtccgaatcctagcactcctacgaaccgCGGACGCGGGATACACCTTCCGCTTCCACTTACGTTTGGGTTTACTATGGTCCTCCAtccggtcctcataaccgggctcTGGTGGTTTATTCACTACATCCTCTatgctaacctcctcctcctcctcggattCAGTAGTGGATGGTGCAAGGTCTGCACAAAAATTATCGAGCACTCTCAGCCCCAACGCATCAATCTCAGCATCATTCATAGGTCTTACTGCTGCTAGGTTTCAAATAGTTTCTAAAGCGCGTTCCACTTCCAAATCAAGGAGATCATTAACCGAGTTGGAGATTTCACTATTAGTACTCCCTAGCGAAAATCCTAATTGGTTTTCATTATTTATAATCTCATCCTTAGAAAAATGCAAAATAGAATTGGACAAGTTGACGTACATACCGGTGGTGACCTTAATgtcatgaagcttggccgccctcatagcgcacctctgCTGCATGTCATCCACATCCGGGTGGTCCTGGAGGCGAGAACTCATCCGTCGACCCGCAGAGACCGGGTCGGGAATCCCACCAAAGGCAATAACCTCCTCCCGAGTAGTGCCActcggaggaggtggtggcggagggctCCCAAGGCGTATGGACGGaaagcagggggagggaggcgccggcGCCGCCTACCCGAACACCCCCCCTGCCCCAACCCTCAAGCCTGAGGGCGTCACCGTCATGACTGCTGAAGGAGAAGGAAGGaccggggccacctgccccagactcCCACTCAACACCACCGGAGATATGGCCTCACTAGCCGGTGCCGAAGGGGAAGGAGccagggccacctgccccagacggTCTCCCCCACGGCCGGCCATCGACGGTGCGGCCGGCGTCAGGATAGGGGGAGAAGAAGTCGTGGCCACCTGCCCTGAACTCCCCCCTAGGCATAACCACTGAAGCGACCAACATCTGTCTGCACGTGACCGCATGGGGCATTGGGAGGAGAGGAGCCACCTGACGCTCCACGTCCCCTCCCCCCTCCAAGGTCGTCGCCGAGTGTACCGTCACACAGTCACCCACCACGGGACGATCAACAGTCTCAAAATCCAGCACCGGGAGCAAGCATTCGAAAGCATCATCAGAATCCACCAGGTCGCTCCAAAGCCTAGGAGGGGCAGACGCAGGCTCAAAGGATCCAAACCGCAAAGTACTCTTCGTCAccgacggagatggggccagcTCTACCCCGGACCCAGTCTCGGGCAACTGAGCAACTGGTCCCGATCCGTTGGACCTCTCTCGTCCAGCCTCATGAGTCGGATCCTCCCTAGCACCCGCATTGTCGtcaccctcgtgcatatccacATCAGCCCCATTAACCGCCTTAGCAAACAACTCTgaatcctcaaactcaatctcaagAGGAAACACCTCTCCCCTGTAAGTCCAGTTAACCACATCCGGGAcgaactcgatgtctagaacactCACTAGTAGTCGGGCCACCCCATGGGCGTGAGTGAATGTCATATCCACTTTCTCAGTTTTGCCAACCATGATACCCAGACTAGCCACAACTCGAGCATCCGTCAGAGACTCAGAGGGTGCCCCAGAAAACCGCAGCCACACCTGAGTGAGGGGCTTTCCCTTAGGCTCCACTTTCTTCCACTCTTGAAACTCAAGAATGCAATTAGTGCCGGGGACCTTGCACAAACCAAAGCTCAGCAACCGCCTCAAGTCCTCTACCAATGGGAAGTCAACCCTGAACACACTCTCCTCGATGTGGACAAGCTCCCACTGAAAATCACCAGGAGCCAGTTCCTGAAGCCTCTGCACTATCTGAGCCTCATAAACCGCTCCCTGTGTAGCTTTCACAATTCCAGTAGTCAGGCTCTGCATCACAACTAGAATCTCTCTCGTAGCCGGGGACTCAAAGAACATCATCTCGGCACAATATACTCCATATATTGTAAGAGCCGGAGTCTGATCACGCAGAAGCGGGCAATCCCCCGTGGCATGCGCTGGCTTACCACACGTATGACACAACTCAGCCACGCACTCAGCAATGAAGTGTCCCTTCTCACCACATCGATAGCATAGCATCTTCTCCTTCTTACACGCCCACTTGGACGCCCTCTCAGACTCAGCCCTGATGCCTGCATCAGCTGAAGCACTAGTCATAGCAACATCCGCGTTGGCCAAAGCCGTCACTACCTCCATGGCCTGGCTAGGCAGTGCGGTTGCCTGAGCGGGATCGGCCGCCACCTTGGTAGCCTGATGGTCCACAATGGCCGACGGCGGAGGCTGTCTATGGAATCGACCACGACCACCCCCACGACTACCACGGTGACCACGGTAGCCACCTCTCTGCCGGTAATCCGGCCTAGAAGCACCCTCGACAAAACCGCCCAGAGGGCCAAGGAATGGCCTCTCAGCGGAACCATCACTATGCCAAGCATAACCACGGCCACCACCCGTAGATGATGATCCACGGTGCTGACCATCCCCATAAGCATCATAGCCATCGTCCCCCCACTGTCCTCGGGGCGGATCAGTAGACTCTCCAGCCACCTTGTCTTGTCTCGTCCGCGTAGGTCCCGAGCGCTTTTGCGTCGGCCTTGCCACATAGTGAGGCGGCGGCGCGGCATGAGACTGCACGCCGGCATTAGTGGCCTGGGCAACCGGCCGTGGGCCATTAACTTGGCCAACCGGCCGAGGGCCATCATGCATCGGCGGCCTCGGCGGAGCAGCTCCACGCCCCACCGCCGTAGGATTCGGTGGCCTCGGCGGAGCTGCGCGACGCCCCACGGCCATAGCTGCCGAGCTAGCCGACGGCGGCCGAACCCCGGGCTGTACGCCAAGGCCGCGACCTGCTGTCGCCGTGCTCGCACCACCAGGAGCACTGGTGCCCCGACCCGCAGACAAGGGCGACACCCCTCCCTCGACCGGCGCCATGCACGGGCAGGGACGGAGCGGCCCGGCCACTGCAAACACCCGGCGGCGGTGCACCACCGCCACGACCTCCCCCCCGCCAGATAAGGCCTTTGCGGGCACCAGCTGCCCGCCGCGCCCAGCCATGGCCCCGAGAGGCGGAATGCGCCGAGCCCGGCCGTCCCCCGCAGAATGAATTCGGATGAAGAACCCTAGGGCGCTGCGATGGTGGCGGTAGCGACGATCAGGACGCACTGCATGCCTCGACCCTCTCGACGTGCTCAATGACCGGTTCTGTCTGGGCCACATACCCAGCAGACCCCGGCTCAGAGACACCCATCGGCCCATCAACAGAACGCCTCCCCTAGCGGCCCAGGAGCgaatattggaaatatgccctagaggcaataataaattagttactattattatatttccttattcatgataatcgtttattatccatgctagaattgtattgataggaaactcagatacatgtgtggatacatagacaacaccatgtccctagtaagcctctagttgactagctcgttgatcaatagatggttacggtttcctgaccatggacattggatgtcattgataacgagatcacatcattaggagaatgatgtgatggacaagacccaatcctaag is from Triticum aestivum cultivar Chinese Spring chromosome 1B, IWGSC CS RefSeq v2.1, whole genome shotgun sequence and encodes:
- the LOC123141194 gene encoding anthocyanidin 5,3-O-glucosyltransferase, giving the protein MRGVLHSSAHTLPDSFPLISAMAPPAAVAAAEKKKTFVLYPSLGVGHLNPMVELAKHLLRRGHSAIVAVVDPPDGDPTSAAAVARLAEANPSIAFRLLPAPASPDPAAHPIKRAHDTLRLANPVLRGFLRALPAPADAILLDMFCVDALDVAAELALPAYFFFASAASDFAIFLNMPYLYPGLPSFKDMGDTLVHSPGMRSVRAVDMPLSVQDKELDMTKTRMYQFKRIAEGRGVLVNSFDWLEPTALKALADGVCVPGRPTPRVFCVGPLANDGKKSGSGETRHECLAWLDAQPEQSVVFLCFGSIGAVSAAQLKEIAHGLESSGHRFLWVVRSPPADPADVFQPRSEPDLDALLPEGFMERTRDRGMVLKMWAPQAEVLRHAATGAFVTHCGWNSTLEAVTAGVPMICYPMYAEQALNKVFMVEEMKIAVPLEGYEKRMVKAEEIEAKVRLAMETEEGRKLRETLATARKMASDAVGDGGSSEVAFAEFLRDLEKSSMENGGCNN